From Candidatus Neomarinimicrobiota bacterium, a single genomic window includes:
- a CDS encoding TolC family protein: MRLKLIGSLFIILFWLPGFGQSASPITLDDCIRIGLENNQSLKINRYETDRSVSQAKSNIGMVLPVVNFSVSGRSSNLAGTGWNDGYSSSLTLSQNIWDGGAWWNTLKSAKVAQDAASIQYESYEVNTVYQIKAAYYNYLSTQQLLDVYRENLTTSEYQHQLTLERFKLGAASQNDTLRTRVNIERARLQIVNGEVDLQSRSRNLNIILGREANDPLVLAEPVWQAVVVPEVEQIMDEVLASNQSLKLLEQNKEIMSYNVKIARSGYMPSLGMSASYGNNGATAFGDVFGESTSTKSAGLSLSWNLFNGTRTSRGVEQGKINAKLATENYDLSERNLRKDLAQTLEQMDALNESVTISQLILTASEQDLLLAQEQYKIGSLSILDVLRITASYEDAKSNLIRTQHNLKVAEAGLLQLMGKR, encoded by the coding sequence ATGCGTTTAAAATTAATAGGCTCCTTATTCATCATCCTGTTCTGGCTGCCTGGATTTGGTCAATCAGCCTCCCCCATAACTCTGGATGATTGCATCCGTATTGGATTAGAAAACAATCAATCTCTAAAAATAAACCGCTATGAAACCGACCGGAGTGTCTCTCAAGCCAAAAGTAACATTGGCATGGTTTTGCCCGTTGTCAATTTTTCAGTTTCGGGTAGAAGTTCAAATCTCGCCGGGACTGGCTGGAACGATGGCTACTCCTCCTCGCTAACTCTCTCTCAGAATATCTGGGATGGCGGTGCCTGGTGGAACACCCTCAAATCAGCTAAAGTCGCCCAGGATGCAGCTTCTATCCAGTATGAGAGTTATGAAGTTAATACCGTATATCAGATAAAAGCTGCCTACTATAACTACCTCTCAACACAGCAATTGCTGGATGTTTACCGTGAGAATCTCACAACAAGTGAATATCAGCATCAGCTCACACTGGAAAGATTCAAATTGGGGGCTGCCTCCCAGAATGATACCCTGAGAACCAGAGTGAATATAGAACGCGCTCGTCTGCAGATCGTAAATGGCGAGGTTGATTTACAATCAAGATCTCGCAATCTCAATATCATCCTTGGCCGCGAAGCAAACGATCCCCTCGTCCTGGCGGAACCAGTGTGGCAGGCTGTTGTCGTTCCAGAAGTCGAACAAATCATGGATGAGGTTCTGGCTTCAAATCAGTCACTGAAATTATTGGAACAGAACAAGGAAATCATGTCATATAATGTAAAAATAGCCAGATCAGGCTATATGCCATCCCTGGGAATGTCAGCTTCCTATGGAAATAATGGCGCCACTGCATTTGGTGATGTTTTTGGTGAGAGCACTTCAACAAAGTCTGCTGGACTCTCCCTCAGCTGGAACCTTTTCAATGGAACCCGCACCAGCCGGGGAGTAGAACAGGGAAAGATTAACGCCAAACTGGCCACGGAAAACTATGATTTGTCTGAGCGAAATCTTCGTAAAGATCTGGCTCAAACCCTGGAACAAATGGATGCTTTAAACGAATCAGTCACCATATCTCAGCTTATTCTAACGGCTTCTGAACAGGATCTTCTCCTGGCCCAAGAACAATACAAAATTGGTTCGCTCTCTATTCTGGATGTCTTGAGAATCACGGCAAGTTATGAAGATGCAAAATCAAATTTAATCCGTACCCAACACAATCTGAAAGTTGCTGAAGCAGGACTGCTTCAATTGATGGGAAAGCGTTAA
- a CDS encoding YIP1 family protein, with product MENTSFLQRIINLFFIPSKAFDGLVDEVSYKDWLYPLIIVSLALLVLPYAYLDISLDEGAYHMDRAIQSIQNNSDIPEERSAMIIEGMQEARENIEDARNNPFAFKYLWIKILIPIMLIISAAVFALILRLVGNFGMGGQVKFIPIFTVVMMSYLIGGNGIFLNSLPGSGTLELLVKTPLIVMKESTRMMLSAGLLFDHVDSFVKQFVNQIDIFRVWGMIVMGFGFAKLYNKSTATGIMAVGLPWLIFVSIGAALLQSNPATAG from the coding sequence ATGGAAAACACATCATTTCTTCAGCGGATTATTAATTTATTTTTTATTCCAAGCAAAGCCTTTGACGGCTTAGTTGATGAGGTTTCATACAAGGATTGGCTCTACCCATTAATCATTGTCTCCTTAGCTTTGCTTGTCCTACCATACGCATATCTGGATATCAGTCTTGATGAAGGAGCTTATCATATGGATCGGGCTATTCAATCGATACAGAACAACTCTGACATCCCTGAAGAGAGAAGCGCTATGATCATTGAAGGGATGCAGGAAGCCAGAGAGAACATCGAAGACGCCCGCAACAACCCATTTGCTTTTAAATACCTTTGGATAAAAATATTGATTCCGATCATGCTAATAATATCGGCTGCCGTCTTTGCACTTATTCTCAGGTTAGTGGGAAATTTTGGAATGGGTGGCCAGGTTAAATTTATACCAATATTTACCGTAGTTATGATGTCATATCTCATTGGCGGGAATGGAATATTCCTAAATAGCCTTCCTGGATCGGGGACGCTGGAACTGCTGGTAAAAACCCCCTTGATTGTTATGAAAGAGTCTACCAGAATGATGCTTAGCGCCGGTCTTCTTTTTGACCATGTTGATAGCTTTGTAAAACAATTTGTAAACCAAATCGATATCTTCAGAGTCTGGGGAATGATTGTAATGGGTTTTGGCTTTGCCAAGCTTTACAATAAGTCCACAGCCACAGGAATCATGGCCGTTGGCCTGCCGTGGCTCATCTTTGTCTCAATCGGAGCAGCTTTACTTCAGTCGAATCCAGCAACTGCCGGATGA